A genomic window from Silene latifolia isolate original U9 population chromosome 11, ASM4854445v1, whole genome shotgun sequence includes:
- the LOC141613933 gene encoding uncharacterized protein LOC141613933, whose translation MSMEALLAKMNDTLELLTARLAAVETKVGGETPVTTTPEMSELERRFKLVKDQLKLSQGESIHYENARAYAPIQEELPKNFVLTDIPKFKGTENPLQHIRSYKEHLALKSVPVSMLTAIFAQSLEEHPRAWFYNLDLKNYPKFEDLTTEFYRHYVDDAKIQTTMRTLEVMTQREKGCFTDFLARWRAKSVKLIKKPEEVDMVNKFVKNLQPAYRNELKYQNFSTFKDLTRIGRQIEVDLRTAEFSKPKGYPGASSSKSKATTSAHHVQAINFLGGTSKKPQHSTPRVFTDIGCTYTHALERLKAQGKLNPIGPTLEPPLEQRPKW comes from the coding sequence ATGTCAATGGAAGCACTATTGGCTAAGATGAACGACACTTTGGAGCTACTTACAGCTCGCTTGGCTGCAGTTGAGACTAAGGTAGGTGGGGAGACCCCTGTAACCACCACCCCGGAAATGTCTGAGCTTGAAAGGCGATTCAAGCTTGTGAAGGACCAACTGAAGCTCTCTCAAGGGGAGAGCATCCACTACGAGAATGCTAGGGCTTATGCCCCAATCCAGGAGGAGCTCCCTAAGAACTTTGTGCTcacagatatccctaaattcaagggaacTGAAAATCCTCTACAGCACATTAGGTCCTATAAGGAGCACCTTGCTCTGAAGAGTGTGCCTGTGAGCATGCTAACTGCTATCTTTGCCCAATCCTTGGAGGAACATCCAAGGGCATGGTTTTATAATCTAGATCTAAAGAATTACCCCAAATTCGAAGATTTAACTACTGAGTTCTATAGGCATTATGTTGACGATGCCAAAATCCAGACAACAATGAGGACTCTCGAGGTTATGACCCAGAGAGAAAAGGGATGCTTTACTGATTTTTTGGCTCGTTGGCGTGCTAAAAGCGTGAAATTGATCAAGAAACCCGAAGAGGTCGATATGGtcaataagtttgtaaaaaatCTGCAACCAGCTTACCGTAATGAgctaaaatatcaaaactttagcACATTCAAAGACTTGACTCGAATTGGGAGGCAAATCGAAGTTGACCTCCGTACGGCGGAGTTTTCTAAACCCAAGGGATATCCTGGGGCTTCCTCCTCTAAATCGAAAGCAACTACTAGTGCTCATCATGTTCAAGCTATTAATTTCCTGGGAGGAACTTCCAAGAAACCGCAACACTCTACTCCAAGAGTGTTCACTGACATTGGGTGTACTTATACGCATGCCCTTGAAAGACTCAAGGCCCAAGGGAAGCTAAACCCAATCGGCCCAACTCTTGAACCACCCTTGGAACAACGACCCAAGTGGTAA